Proteins from a single region of Streptomyces spinoverrucosus:
- a CDS encoding sensor histidine kinase: MTTSPERRYADRFEEFAVRHAFVVDLALVLALMGCATLGATLTLPGAAPPGQGETGTALMLLSCLFLLKHRTHPRIAVTVTALCTVVAISLGYLLTPLLLAPVMTALYWLATHTDRRTTRAYGVPVMAALMIAAVFSDSMDHLSLLLRTIGPFFWLLLPLAAGNMTRMRRAYLKSVQARAEHAERTREEEARLRVTEERMRIARELHDVVAHHLALANAQAGTAAHLALDNPRQTKQILTDLTGTTSSALRELKATLGLLRQTDDPATLEPAPGLSRLPELVTACASAGLTVTVTTEGEPRPLSPGVDLTAFRIVQEALTNVTKHATAESANVRLAYAGSRLLITVTDDGPAVGEPAQSGGFGVIGMRERARSIGGELCAGPRPEGGFEVTTALPLHPVAPQKERTP, encoded by the coding sequence ATGACCACCAGCCCGGAACGGCGCTACGCGGACCGCTTCGAGGAGTTCGCGGTCCGCCACGCCTTTGTCGTCGACCTGGCGCTGGTGCTGGCGCTGATGGGCTGCGCGACCCTCGGCGCCACCCTCACCCTGCCCGGCGCCGCCCCACCTGGCCAGGGAGAGACCGGGACCGCCCTGATGCTCCTGTCCTGCCTCTTCCTCCTCAAGCACCGCACCCACCCACGCATCGCCGTCACCGTGACCGCGCTCTGCACGGTGGTCGCGATCTCCCTGGGCTATCTGCTCACCCCCCTGCTCCTGGCCCCCGTCATGACGGCCCTCTACTGGCTGGCCACGCACACCGACCGCAGGACCACCCGCGCCTACGGCGTCCCCGTCATGGCGGCACTGATGATCGCGGCCGTCTTCTCCGACTCGATGGACCACCTCTCCCTGCTGCTGAGGACGATCGGCCCGTTCTTCTGGCTGCTGCTCCCCCTCGCCGCCGGCAACATGACCCGGATGCGGCGCGCCTACCTGAAGTCGGTGCAGGCCCGAGCCGAACACGCCGAGCGCACCCGTGAGGAGGAGGCACGGCTGCGCGTCACCGAGGAACGCATGCGCATCGCGCGCGAGCTGCACGACGTCGTCGCCCACCACCTGGCCCTGGCCAACGCCCAGGCCGGCACCGCCGCCCACCTCGCCCTCGACAACCCCCGGCAGACGAAGCAGATCCTCACCGACCTGACCGGCACCACGTCCTCCGCGCTGCGCGAACTGAAGGCCACGCTGGGCCTGCTGAGGCAGACCGACGACCCGGCGACGCTGGAACCGGCCCCCGGCCTGTCCCGCCTGCCCGAGCTGGTCACGGCGTGCGCGTCGGCAGGTCTCACGGTCACCGTCACCACGGAGGGGGAGCCCCGGCCGCTGTCGCCCGGGGTGGACCTGACGGCGTTCCGGATCGTGCAGGAGGCCCTCACGAACGTCACCAAACACGCCACGGCGGAATCCGCGAACGTACGTCTCGCCTACGCCGGCTCCCGTCTGCTCATCACGGTCACCGACGACGGCCCCGCGGTGGGGGAGCCCGCGCAGAGCGGCGGCTTCGGTGTCATCGGCATGCGCGAACGCGCCCGGTCCATCGGCGGCGAACTGTGCGCGGGCCCCCGCCCGGAGGGCGGCTTCGAAGTCACGACGGCACTGCCACTGCACCCCGTGGCCCCGCAGAAAGAACGCACCCCATGA
- a CDS encoding NUDIX hydrolase — MQWKTHGERQIYTNKWVNLCLVDVQQPDGRRWEYHVVRLRHLAVAAVVNERKEVLMMWRHRFITDSWAWELPMGLVEEGETPEEAAAREVLEETGWRPGPIKPLIYAEPANGITDSQHHVFRADGATYAGPPTEKNESDRVEWIPLSEVRGMIDRREVVSSGSLVGLLYLLMDEATR, encoded by the coding sequence ATGCAGTGGAAGACCCATGGCGAGCGGCAGATCTACACCAACAAGTGGGTGAATCTGTGTCTGGTCGACGTCCAGCAGCCCGATGGACGTAGGTGGGAGTACCACGTCGTGCGCCTCCGGCATCTGGCCGTGGCCGCCGTGGTCAATGAACGCAAAGAAGTCTTGATGATGTGGCGACACCGCTTCATCACGGACTCGTGGGCCTGGGAACTGCCCATGGGCCTGGTCGAGGAAGGCGAGACCCCGGAGGAAGCGGCGGCCCGCGAAGTCCTGGAGGAGACGGGTTGGCGCCCTGGCCCCATCAAGCCCCTGATCTACGCCGAGCCGGCTAACGGGATCACCGACTCGCAGCACCACGTCTTCCGCGCGGACGGCGCGACGTACGCCGGACCACCCACAGAGAAGAACGAATCCGACCGCGTCGAATGGATCCCTCTGTCAGAGGTCCGGGGCATGATCGACCGCCGCGAGGTGGTGAGCAGCGGCTCGCTCGTCGGCCTGCTCTACCTGCTCATGGACGAGGCGACCCGCTGA
- a CDS encoding aminopeptidase P family protein, with translation MDPVHPVPTGDHDPIAFTEHDYAVRMRRAARDAAAAGLSGVLVTPGPDLAWLCGYRPTAITERLTLLVLTQDSEPRLLVPALERPDAAAAPGAGALRMTEWRDGQDPYAAAAGLLRPGGRYGVGDATWALHLLGLQEALPLTTYRALSVVLPMLRAVKDAHEVQRLAAAGAAVDAAYREILAVRFSGRREADVAAELARRLRAHGHSQVDFTVVGSGPNGANPHHEAGDRVIEDGDMVVLDFGGLKDGYGSDTTRTVHVGEPSAEERKVHDIVRVAQEAAVRTVRPGVPCQEIDRVARAVIEEAGYGEYFIHRTGHGIGVTTHEPPYLVEGETQPLVPGMCFSVEPGIYLPGRFGVRIEDIVTCTEDGVRRLNNTPHEMAVVE, from the coding sequence ATGGACCCGGTTCACCCAGTGCCTACCGGCGACCACGACCCCATCGCCTTCACCGAGCACGACTACGCCGTCCGGATGCGCCGCGCCGCCCGTGACGCGGCGGCCGCCGGACTGTCGGGGGTGCTGGTCACGCCGGGACCGGACCTGGCCTGGCTGTGCGGGTACCGGCCCACCGCGATCACCGAGCGGCTCACCCTGCTCGTCCTCACCCAGGACTCCGAGCCCCGCCTCCTCGTCCCGGCCCTGGAGCGGCCGGACGCCGCGGCCGCGCCGGGGGCGGGGGCGCTGCGGATGACGGAGTGGCGCGACGGACAGGACCCGTACGCCGCCGCGGCGGGGCTGCTGCGGCCGGGCGGGCGGTACGGCGTCGGGGACGCGACCTGGGCCCTGCATCTGCTCGGGCTCCAGGAGGCGCTGCCGCTGACGACGTACCGCGCGCTGAGCGTCGTACTGCCGATGCTGCGGGCGGTGAAGGACGCGCACGAGGTGCAGCGGCTGGCCGCGGCGGGGGCGGCGGTGGACGCGGCCTACCGGGAGATTCTGGCCGTGCGGTTCTCGGGGCGGCGGGAGGCGGACGTGGCCGCCGAGCTGGCGCGGCGGCTGCGCGCGCACGGGCACAGTCAGGTCGACTTCACCGTCGTGGGCTCGGGGCCGAACGGGGCCAACCCGCACCATGAGGCGGGGGACCGGGTGATCGAGGACGGGGACATGGTCGTCCTCGACTTCGGCGGGCTCAAGGACGGGTACGGCTCCGACACCACCCGGACCGTGCACGTGGGAGAGCCGAGCGCCGAGGAGCGCAAGGTGCACGACATCGTGCGGGTGGCGCAGGAGGCGGCGGTGCGGACGGTGCGGCCGGGGGTGCCGTGCCAGGAGATCGACCGGGTGGCGCGGGCGGTGATCGAGGAGGCCGGGTACGGCGAGTACTTCATCCACCGCACCGGACACGGCATCGGCGTCACCACCCACGAACCGCCGTACCTCGTCGAGGGCGAGACCCAGCCGCTGGTGCCGGGGATGTGCTTCTCCGTGGAGCCCGGGATCTATCTGCCGGGCCGGTTCGGGGTGCGGATCGAGGACATCGTGACGTGCACGGAGGACGGAGTGCGGCGGCTGAACAACACGCCGCACGAGATGGCCGTCGTGGAGTGA
- the grpE gene encoding nucleotide exchange factor GrpE — MAGTQPSGGSTRAELAERTADLQRVKAEYDNYRKRVRRDRLAVREIAVANVLRGLLPVLDAADRACAHEPMTPGLREITETLEVQTGALGLVAFGQVGDPFDPSRHEALAHHVSPGCPRPTCTAILRPGYRVGDQLLRPACVEVTGPE; from the coding sequence ATGGCCGGAACCCAGCCCTCCGGCGGGAGCACCCGCGCGGAGCTGGCCGAGCGCACCGCCGACCTGCAACGTGTGAAGGCCGAGTACGACAACTATCGCAAGCGGGTGCGGCGGGACCGGCTCGCCGTACGGGAGATCGCGGTGGCCAATGTGCTGCGCGGGCTGCTGCCGGTGCTGGACGCGGCGGACCGGGCGTGCGCGCACGAGCCGATGACACCGGGGCTGCGGGAGATCACCGAGACGCTGGAGGTCCAGACCGGCGCGCTGGGCCTGGTGGCGTTCGGGCAGGTGGGCGACCCCTTCGACCCGTCCCGGCACGAGGCGCTCGCCCACCACGTCTCCCCGGGCTGCCCCCGCCCGACCTGCACGGCGATCCTGCGGCCCGGCTACCGGGTCGGTGACCAGCTGCTGCGTCCGGCCTGCGTGGAGGTCACCGGACCGGAGTGA
- a CDS encoding glycoside hydrolase family 13 protein, translating into MTTPDLSPKSPDWWRQAVIYQVYPRSFADADGDGLGDLKGITQRLTHLAALGVDALWLSPFYPSELADGGYDVADPRDVDPRLGTLDDFDAMAAEAHRLGLKVLVDIVPNHTSHQHVWFQEALRAGPGSAARDRYVFRDGRGAQGELPPTDWQSVFGGSAWRRVPDGQWYLHLFAPQQPDLNWENEEVRADFRTTLRFWSDRGVDGFRVDVAHALAKDLGEPLRDLGAPELSDEAALATMPPGSHPFYDRDEVHEIYRDWRKILDAYSPPRMAVAEAWVPGARRVLYARPDELGQAFNFEYLKARWDADELREVITDSLATAHAAGASATWVLSNHDVIRHATRLMLPPGTDPDAWLLSGGNAPTVDAAAGVRRARAATLLMLALPGSSYVYQGEELGLPEVADLPTAVLQDPIWEQTGRVRKGRDGCRVPLPWTATGPSYGFGAGGAWLPQPASFASYAVEAQDGVEGSTLELYRTALRLRRKLLQGESLTWADDTPPGVLHFVRCDGWRCLTNLSGRPVPLPPGDPLLSSAPLEPDGRLGPDTTVWLGR; encoded by the coding sequence GTGACCACTCCCGACCTCTCCCCCAAGAGCCCCGACTGGTGGCGCCAGGCCGTCATCTACCAGGTCTACCCCCGCAGCTTCGCCGACGCCGACGGCGACGGCCTCGGCGACCTGAAGGGCATCACCCAGCGCCTCACCCACCTCGCCGCCCTCGGCGTCGACGCCCTGTGGCTCAGCCCCTTCTACCCGTCCGAACTGGCCGACGGCGGCTACGACGTGGCCGACCCCCGCGATGTCGACCCCCGCCTCGGCACCCTGGACGACTTCGACGCGATGGCCGCCGAGGCCCACCGTCTGGGCCTGAAGGTGCTCGTCGACATCGTCCCCAACCACACCTCCCACCAGCACGTCTGGTTCCAGGAGGCGCTGCGCGCCGGCCCCGGCTCCGCTGCCCGCGACCGTTACGTCTTCCGCGACGGCCGCGGCGCCCAGGGCGAACTCCCGCCCACCGACTGGCAGTCCGTCTTCGGCGGCAGCGCCTGGCGCCGCGTCCCCGACGGCCAGTGGTACCTGCACCTCTTCGCGCCCCAGCAGCCCGACCTCAACTGGGAGAACGAGGAGGTCCGCGCCGACTTCCGCACCACGCTCCGCTTCTGGTCCGACCGCGGCGTCGACGGCTTCCGCGTCGACGTCGCCCACGCCCTGGCCAAGGACCTCGGCGAGCCGCTGCGCGACCTCGGCGCCCCCGAGCTCAGCGACGAGGCGGCCCTCGCGACCATGCCCCCGGGCAGCCACCCCTTCTACGACCGCGACGAGGTCCACGAGATCTACCGCGACTGGCGCAAGATCCTCGACGCCTACTCCCCGCCCCGCATGGCGGTCGCCGAGGCCTGGGTCCCGGGCGCCCGCCGCGTGCTGTACGCCCGCCCGGACGAACTCGGCCAGGCCTTCAACTTCGAGTATCTGAAGGCGCGTTGGGACGCCGACGAACTCCGCGAGGTCATCACCGACTCCCTCGCCACCGCCCACGCGGCCGGCGCCTCCGCCACCTGGGTGCTGTCCAACCACGACGTCATCCGCCACGCCACCCGCCTGATGCTCCCGCCCGGCACGGACCCCGACGCCTGGCTGCTGTCCGGCGGCAACGCCCCGACCGTCGACGCGGCGGCCGGCGTGCGCCGCGCCCGCGCCGCCACGCTCCTGATGCTGGCGCTGCCCGGATCGTCGTACGTCTACCAGGGCGAGGAACTCGGCCTGCCCGAGGTGGCCGACCTGCCCACCGCCGTCCTCCAGGACCCCATCTGGGAGCAGACGGGCCGTGTCCGCAAGGGCCGCGACGGCTGCCGGGTGCCGCTGCCGTGGACGGCGACCGGTCCGTCGTACGGCTTCGGCGCGGGCGGCGCCTGGCTGCCGCAGCCGGCGAGCTTCGCGTCGTACGCCGTGGAGGCCCAGGACGGGGTCGAGGGCTCGACCCTGGAGCTGTACCGCACGGCCCTGCGGCTGCGCCGCAAGCTGCTCCAGGGCGAGTCGCTGACCTGGGCCGACGACACTCCGCCCGGCGTGCTGCACTTCGTCCGCTGCGACGGCTGGCGCTGTCTGACCAACCTCTCCGGCCGGCCCGTACCCCTGCCGCCCGGCGATCCGCTGCTGTCCAGCGCGCCCCTGGAGCCCGACGGGCGCCTGGGACCGGACACCACGGTCTGGCTCGGCCGCTGA
- a CDS encoding protein kinase yields the protein MSGSSPELPIVVLDALMPTAQRLVVDRRGSMVWEVESPRGHYAVKVGYPIEATAEWPAQPWTALAPAREGVVLHRLGFDDFAYGEWERGTWNFQPWREGPDLYQLWQPCRRRDSSLEPHTSVALGCVEALAELHAKGWAHGDVQPAHFIIGLDRTYLIDLALARGGHVPEGYDFPFRGCLVHYEAPEVARSVLATGEAEPTQEADIYALGATLLISATGWRAVEYPDDAPRPVQREAVANGKRRPVKAPGELGELIEAMLSHAPEDRPTIYEVGKALSCL from the coding sequence TTGTCCGGGTCATCCCCTGAACTGCCGATCGTGGTGCTCGACGCGCTGATGCCCACAGCTCAGCGCCTGGTCGTGGACCGCCGGGGCTCCATGGTCTGGGAGGTCGAGAGCCCTCGGGGCCACTACGCCGTGAAGGTCGGCTACCCGATCGAGGCCACGGCCGAGTGGCCCGCCCAGCCCTGGACCGCGCTCGCGCCCGCGCGGGAGGGGGTCGTACTGCATCGTCTCGGCTTCGATGACTTCGCCTATGGCGAGTGGGAGCGCGGGACGTGGAACTTTCAGCCCTGGCGCGAAGGGCCGGACCTGTACCAGCTGTGGCAGCCCTGCCGTAGGCGAGACTCGTCCCTCGAACCTCACACCAGCGTCGCGCTGGGTTGCGTCGAGGCGCTGGCCGAACTCCACGCCAAGGGCTGGGCCCACGGTGACGTGCAGCCTGCCCACTTCATCATCGGGCTGGACCGGACCTACCTCATCGACCTCGCACTTGCCCGTGGAGGACACGTGCCCGAGGGGTACGACTTCCCGTTCCGCGGCTGCCTCGTCCACTACGAAGCACCGGAGGTCGCGCGCAGCGTGCTCGCCACTGGAGAAGCCGAGCCCACGCAGGAAGCCGACATCTACGCACTCGGCGCCACGCTGCTCATATCCGCAACCGGCTGGCGGGCCGTCGAGTACCCGGACGACGCTCCGCGCCCCGTCCAGAGAGAGGCCGTGGCCAATGGCAAACGACGGCCCGTGAAGGCGCCTGGTGAGCTGGGCGAGTTGATCGAGGCGATGCTCAGCCATGCTCCCGAGGATCGGCCGACCATCTACGAGGTGGGTAAGGCTCTGAGTTGTCTCTGA
- a CDS encoding glycine-rich domain-containing protein: MTATANDQKTGRAAAGEELFESLTHFVVVHNGQSRERAERIADQAVAFLVTAATATVPMVPSDDVDLGLHGLILHTKEYAALCEQYAGRFLHHNPAPGGGARDPEKVAASARAMKAAGFMVFDDLWTVDGTNLAQCDSDCGRPYGQA; the protein is encoded by the coding sequence ATGACGGCAACGGCGAACGATCAGAAGACCGGTCGCGCGGCGGCTGGTGAGGAGCTGTTCGAAAGCCTCACCCACTTCGTGGTCGTCCACAACGGGCAGTCGCGCGAGCGGGCCGAGCGGATCGCGGACCAGGCGGTGGCCTTCCTGGTCACGGCGGCCACCGCCACTGTCCCCATGGTCCCGTCGGACGACGTGGACCTCGGCCTGCACGGGCTCATTCTGCACACCAAGGAGTACGCCGCACTCTGCGAGCAGTACGCAGGCCGCTTCCTCCACCACAACCCGGCACCGGGCGGTGGAGCCCGCGACCCCGAGAAGGTCGCCGCCTCGGCCCGCGCCATGAAGGCGGCCGGGTTCATGGTCTTCGACGACCTGTGGACCGTGGACGGCACGAACCTCGCGCAGTGCGACTCGGACTGCGGCCGACCGTACGGGCAGGCGTAG
- a CDS encoding GNAT family N-acetyltransferase, whose product MPELQLLRPDHAPALLAFERENRAYFAASVPDRGDDYFARFDERHRALLAEQRAGDCYFHVLVGAAGEVLGRVNLVDVADGGAELGYRIAEHATGRGLATWAVREVCALAVGGYGVTVLRAATTRDNAASQAVLARAGFTVTGATELSGRPGLTYAKTLRGDAPPR is encoded by the coding sequence ATGCCCGAGTTGCAGCTGCTCCGTCCGGACCACGCCCCCGCGCTGCTCGCCTTCGAACGGGAGAACCGGGCCTATTTCGCCGCGTCCGTCCCCGACCGGGGCGACGACTACTTCGCCCGGTTCGACGAGCGGCACCGCGCCCTGCTCGCCGAGCAGCGTGCCGGGGACTGCTACTTCCATGTCCTGGTCGGCGCCGCGGGCGAGGTGCTGGGGCGGGTCAACCTGGTGGACGTGGCGGACGGTGGCGCCGAGCTCGGATACCGGATCGCGGAGCACGCCACGGGCCGGGGGCTGGCCACCTGGGCCGTGCGGGAGGTGTGCGCTCTCGCCGTCGGCGGATACGGGGTGACCGTCCTGAGGGCCGCGACCACTCGCGACAACGCGGCGTCGCAGGCCGTGCTCGCCCGCGCCGGTTTCACGGTCACCGGCGCGACGGAACTCTCCGGCCGGCCGGGCCTGACCTATGCGAAGACACTTCGCGGTGACGCCCCTCCCCGCTGA
- a CDS encoding MMPL family transporter — translation MATFLYRVGRLAFRRRWYVALVWAAVLAAVGLGALKAPGASDEEFSMPGIESQQAFDLMEERFPGASADGATARIVFVAPNGEKVTAAENKQAVAQAVTELADGAQVASAVDPFRARAVSKDGTTAYATVTYKAAANDLTDASRTGLERAIDDAREAGLTVEAGGSALEDGAGAGGAAELVGVAVAAVVLLITFGSLAAAGLPLLTAVIGVGVSMATILTLSSALGLSTTTGTLAMMLGLAVGIDYALFVVSRYREERAGGRTPQEAAGLAVGTAGSAVVFAGLTVVIALAGLTVVGIPMLTKMGLAAAGAVVVAVLIALTLVPAFLGFWPNAVLTRRARKSGRTAPSGENNGGTRWARFVLRRPLPVLLLGVVGLGALAVPVTNLQLGMPGDEAKPTSTTERRAYDALAEGFGPGFNGPLTIVVDAKGADDAQQATRTISDLIGATEGVVSVSPANFNDAGDTAVFSVVPATAPTDERTKDLVNTIRDERPGAESETGATFEVTGTTALNIDISDKVQAALVPYLIIVVGLAIVLLLVVFRSLLVPLKAALGFLLSVLASLGAVVVVFQQGHGAEILGVEQTGPIMSLMPIFLVGIVFGLAMDYEVFLVSRMREAYVHGERPGQAVTSGFRHSARVVVAAALIMIAVFAGFIGESDSMIKMIGFGLASAVLFDAFVVRMAIVPAVLALLGHKAWWLPKWLDRILPRVDVEGEALSRRPEAVPVPGEVAELETART, via the coding sequence GTGGCAACTTTCCTGTATCGAGTGGGCCGTCTGGCCTTCCGGCGACGCTGGTACGTCGCCCTGGTCTGGGCGGCCGTCCTGGCCGCCGTCGGTCTGGGCGCCCTGAAGGCCCCGGGAGCCTCCGACGAGGAGTTCTCCATGCCGGGCATCGAGTCGCAGCAGGCGTTCGACCTGATGGAGGAGCGCTTCCCCGGCGCCTCGGCCGACGGCGCGACCGCCCGGATCGTCTTCGTCGCGCCGAACGGCGAGAAGGTCACCGCCGCCGAGAACAAGCAGGCCGTCGCACAGGCCGTGACCGAACTGGCCGACGGGGCGCAGGTCGCGAGCGCCGTCGACCCGTTCCGGGCGCGGGCGGTCAGCAAGGACGGCACGACGGCCTACGCGACCGTCACCTACAAGGCGGCGGCGAACGACCTCACCGATGCGAGCCGGACGGGGTTGGAGCGGGCCATCGACGACGCCCGGGAGGCCGGGCTCACCGTCGAGGCCGGCGGGTCCGCGCTGGAGGACGGCGCCGGGGCGGGCGGAGCCGCCGAGCTGGTCGGGGTCGCGGTGGCCGCCGTCGTCCTGCTCATCACCTTCGGCTCCCTGGCCGCCGCCGGGCTGCCGCTGCTGACCGCCGTGATCGGCGTCGGCGTCAGCATGGCGACCATCCTCACCCTCTCCAGCGCCCTCGGCCTGTCGACGACGACCGGCACCCTGGCGATGATGCTGGGCCTCGCGGTCGGCATCGACTACGCCCTGTTCGTCGTCTCCCGCTACCGCGAGGAGCGCGCAGGGGGCCGTACGCCCCAGGAGGCGGCCGGCCTGGCCGTCGGCACGGCCGGTTCGGCGGTCGTGTTCGCGGGCCTCACCGTCGTCATCGCCCTGGCCGGCCTCACGGTGGTCGGCATCCCGATGCTCACCAAGATGGGGCTCGCCGCGGCGGGCGCGGTCGTCGTCGCCGTACTGATCGCCCTGACGCTCGTCCCGGCGTTCCTCGGCTTCTGGCCCAACGCCGTCCTCACCCGGCGCGCCCGCAAGAGCGGTCGTACAGCGCCGAGCGGCGAGAACAACGGCGGCACCCGCTGGGCGCGCTTCGTCCTGCGCCGCCCGCTGCCGGTGCTGCTCCTCGGTGTCGTCGGCCTCGGCGCCCTCGCCGTGCCGGTGACGAACCTCCAGCTGGGCATGCCCGGCGACGAGGCGAAGCCCACCTCCACCACCGAACGCCGCGCCTACGACGCGCTCGCCGAAGGCTTCGGCCCCGGCTTCAACGGCCCGTTGACGATCGTCGTCGACGCCAAGGGAGCCGACGACGCGCAGCAGGCCACGCGGACGATCTCCGACCTGATCGGCGCCACCGAGGGCGTCGTCTCCGTCTCCCCGGCCAACTTCAACGACGCCGGTGACACCGCGGTCTTCTCGGTCGTCCCGGCCACCGCGCCGACCGACGAGCGGACCAAGGACCTGGTGAACACCATCCGGGACGAGCGTCCGGGGGCCGAGTCCGAGACCGGCGCGACCTTCGAGGTCACCGGCACCACCGCGCTGAACATCGACATCTCCGACAAGGTGCAGGCCGCGCTGGTCCCGTACCTGATCATCGTGGTCGGCCTGGCGATCGTCCTGCTGCTGGTGGTCTTCCGCTCCCTGCTCGTCCCGCTCAAGGCGGCCCTCGGCTTCCTGCTGTCGGTGCTGGCGTCCCTCGGCGCGGTCGTCGTGGTCTTCCAGCAGGGCCACGGCGCCGAGATCCTGGGCGTGGAGCAGACCGGGCCGATCATGAGCCTGATGCCGATCTTCCTGGTGGGCATCGTCTTCGGCCTGGCCATGGACTACGAGGTCTTCCTCGTCTCACGGATGCGGGAGGCGTACGTCCATGGCGAGCGGCCCGGGCAGGCGGTCACGTCCGGCTTCCGGCACAGCGCCCGCGTGGTGGTGGCCGCCGCCCTGATCATGATCGCGGTGTTCGCCGGGTTCATCGGCGAGAGCGACTCCATGATCAAGATGATCGGGTTCGGACTGGCCTCCGCCGTCCTGTTCGACGCCTTCGTCGTCCGGATGGCGATCGTGCCCGCCGTACTCGCCCTGCTCGGCCACAAGGCCTGGTGGCTGCCGAAGTGGCTGGACCGGATCCTGCCCCGGGTGGATGTGGAGGGCGAGGCGCTCAGCCGGCGGCCGGAGGCGGTGCCGGTGCCGGGCGAAGTGGCCGAGCTGGAGACGGCGCGTACCTGA
- a CDS encoding response regulator transcription factor has protein sequence MTIRVLLADDQALLRATFRILIDSCDDMTVVAEASDGAEAADLTRAHHPDIVLMDIRMPGTDGLEATSAICADPALSATRVLILTTFETEDYVAQALRAGASGFLGKDVTADTLLAGIRTVASGEALLSPTATRTLITRFLTTPAPGTQLASPERLSDLTDREREVMSLAAEGKSNTEIAEHLTLSPLTIRTHIHRAMTKLSARDRAQLVVIAYQTGLVRATPPAL, from the coding sequence ATGACGATCCGCGTGCTGCTGGCCGACGACCAGGCCCTGCTGAGGGCCACCTTCCGGATCCTGATCGACTCCTGCGACGACATGACGGTGGTCGCCGAGGCCTCCGACGGCGCGGAGGCGGCGGACCTGACCCGGGCCCACCACCCCGACATCGTCCTGATGGACATCCGCATGCCGGGCACGGACGGCCTGGAAGCCACGTCCGCCATCTGCGCCGACCCGGCCCTCTCCGCCACCCGCGTCCTGATCCTCACCACCTTCGAAACGGAGGACTACGTGGCTCAGGCACTGCGCGCCGGCGCGAGCGGCTTCCTCGGCAAGGACGTCACGGCGGACACCCTCCTGGCGGGCATCCGCACGGTGGCCTCGGGCGAGGCGCTGCTCTCCCCCACCGCGACCCGCACCCTCATCACCCGCTTCCTCACCACCCCCGCGCCCGGCACCCAACTCGCCTCCCCGGAACGCCTGTCCGACCTCACGGACCGCGAACGTGAGGTGATGTCCCTGGCGGCGGAGGGCAAGTCCAACACGGAGATCGCCGAACACCTCACGCTCAGCCCCCTCACCATCCGCACCCACATCCACCGAGCCATGACCAAACTGTCCGCCCGCGACCGCGCCCAACTGGTGGTCATCGCGTATCAGACGGGGTTGGTGCGGGCGACGCCGCCGGCACTGTGA